From the genome of Streptomyces sp. JH34:
CCCGGTGCGCCGCTCACTCGGCCTGGAACGCCCCTGCCCCTCGCCCCGCCGGTACGGGCTGCGCCGCCACTACCGCATCGCCCCCTGGACGGACTTCGTGGAAGTGCACTGGTCGCGCCGTGGGGAGGCGTACGTGACACCGGTGGGGGAGGAGTTGCTGGGGGTCGCCGTACTCAGCCGCCACCGGCGCTCCCACGAGCAGCACCTCACCGCCTTCCCCGCGCTCGCCCGCACGCTCCGGGGCCTGGAGGCGGGTCCCGTACGCGGCGCGGGCCCCCTGCGCCAGGTCGCGAGCGCACCGGTAGCCGGGCGGGTCCTGCTGGCCGGTGACGCGGCGGGCTACGTCGACGCGCTCACCGGCGAGGGCATCGCCCTGGCGGTGGCGACCGCGTCGGCCGCGGTCGACTGCCTCGCCGTGGGCCGGCCCGAGGCCTACCCGGCCCGCTGGGCGCGGCTGACGCGACGGCACCGGCTGCTCACCGGGGCCCTGCTCGGAGCCGCGGCGCACCCCGCGACCGCCGGGCTGATCGTGCCCGCCGCGCACCGGCTGCCCGTGCTGTTCGGCGCGGCGGTGCGCGCCCTGCAGTAGCGGTCCCGCACGCGCGCCCCCGCCCGCTCTGCCATCCTGTCCGGGTGCCGCCCACACCCCGTACGCCGCAGCCCGTCACCCCCGACCCGCCGCACCCGGCGATGAACCCGCTGATGACGCAGTCCTGGCTGGACCTGGCGTTCCTGCACTGGGCGGCCGACCCCCGGGACGTGGCGCCGCTCCTGCCCGCCGGAACCGTGCCCGACACCCTCGACGGGGTCACCTACGTCGGACTGGTCGCCTTCCGGATGCACCGCGTCGGATGGTTCCGCATCCCCGGTATCCCTTACCTGGGTACCTTCCCCGAGACCAACGTCCGGCTGTACTCCCGGGACGCGCACGGCAGACGCGGGGTGGTCTTCCGCTCGCTCGACGCCTCCAGGCTGATCCCCGTGGTGTTCGCCCGGACCGTCTTCCGGCTTCCGTACGTATGGTCCCGGATGTCGGTCCGGCGCGACGCCGACACCCTCACCTACACCAGCAGACGGCGTCTCCCCGGCCCCCGGGGCGCCCACAGCCGGATCGTGCTGCGCACCGGCGGGCGCATCGAGGCGCCCAGCGAGCTCGAGCACTTCCTCACCGCGCGCTGGGGCATGCACAGCACCCTGCACGGGCGCGCGGTGTACCTCCCGAACGCACACCCCCGCTGGCCCCTGCACCGCGCACGACTCCTGGAGTGCGACGAGAACCTGGTGACGGCGGCCGGTCTGCCGGCACCCGCCGGCGAGCCGTCGAGCGTCCTGTACTCACCGGGCGTCCGGGTGCGCTTCGGCCGCCCCGCCCACCGGTGACCGCCGCCCGGCCGACCGCCACCCCGGGGTGAGCGCCGAGCCGTACGGGCGACGGTTCACGGACGTGTGCACTGCTCCGACCGTGGCCGGCACCCGGTGGGCACGGCATGTCATCGTCCCGTGCCCTCGCGCC
Proteins encoded in this window:
- a CDS encoding FAD-dependent monooxygenase, which codes for MIDILVAGGGPAGLAAAIRAATAGLEAVVVEPRPLPVDKACGEGIMPSGVAALRALGVTPAGSTLRGIRYVEGARRAVAVFRGGPGLGVRRTELHAALHRRAVELGVRVVVGRAGEVRQDDHGVTTAGLTARWLIAADGLHSPVRRSLGLERPCPSPRRYGLRRHYRIAPWTDFVEVHWSRRGEAYVTPVGEELLGVAVLSRHRRSHEQHLTAFPALARTLRGLEAGPVRGAGPLRQVASAPVAGRVLLAGDAAGYVDALTGEGIALAVATASAAVDCLAVGRPEAYPARWARLTRRHRLLTGALLGAAAHPATAGLIVPAAHRLPVLFGAAVRALQ
- a CDS encoding DUF2071 domain-containing protein, whose amino-acid sequence is MPPTPRTPQPVTPDPPHPAMNPLMTQSWLDLAFLHWAADPRDVAPLLPAGTVPDTLDGVTYVGLVAFRMHRVGWFRIPGIPYLGTFPETNVRLYSRDAHGRRGVVFRSLDASRLIPVVFARTVFRLPYVWSRMSVRRDADTLTYTSRRRLPGPRGAHSRIVLRTGGRIEAPSELEHFLTARWGMHSTLHGRAVYLPNAHPRWPLHRARLLECDENLVTAAGLPAPAGEPSSVLYSPGVRVRFGRPAHR